The following coding sequences are from one Microbacterium sp. SSM24 window:
- a CDS encoding leucyl aminopeptidase, with the protein MSFPDLAYSDAQIRESDADAILIALPPVEGDAAPDLSDWPGLRDALVATGFTGAAGSLQRVYAPESTTRPLAVVGTGTAPDAAAIRDAVGAAVRNLTGFPTIAVSAPFAEPQLWTAIAEGAALGGYRFDGYKTESPKPRASRVVVHGTVEEDAGALAAVVATADAAALVKDLVSIPAEWLGPADFAERARASVEGLDVSVDVLDENALREGGYGGILGVGQGSDRPPRLIRLSYSPEGATRHVALVGKGITFDTGGLSLKPAAGMVGMKYDMCGAATALAVLRAVATIAAPVAVTAWLCVADNMPSGRATRPGDVLRMLDGTTVEVLNTDAEGRLVLADGLVAASREHPDVIVDVATLTGAITIALGTRHTGVMGDDDAVAAYLAAAAAEAEPAWRLPLPAHMVDELDSPIADLQNAKIGDPAGGSLFAGLFLRHFVGRVSDAADAPRIPWVHLDIAGVGMHKGAGYGFTDKGPTAATVRSLIRFVTTEES; encoded by the coding sequence ATGTCGTTTCCCGACCTCGCGTACAGCGATGCACAGATCCGAGAGTCCGACGCCGATGCGATCCTGATCGCGCTTCCGCCCGTCGAGGGTGATGCAGCCCCCGACTTGAGCGACTGGCCCGGCCTGCGCGATGCGCTGGTCGCCACCGGCTTCACCGGTGCGGCGGGGTCGCTGCAGCGGGTGTACGCGCCCGAGTCCACCACCCGCCCGCTCGCCGTCGTGGGAACCGGAACAGCTCCGGATGCCGCCGCCATTCGTGACGCCGTGGGTGCGGCGGTCCGCAATCTGACGGGCTTCCCGACGATCGCGGTCAGTGCGCCGTTCGCAGAACCGCAGCTGTGGACCGCGATCGCCGAAGGCGCCGCGCTCGGCGGATACCGCTTCGACGGCTACAAGACCGAATCACCGAAGCCGCGTGCCTCGCGCGTGGTCGTGCACGGCACGGTCGAGGAGGACGCCGGCGCGCTCGCCGCTGTCGTCGCGACCGCTGACGCGGCCGCGCTCGTGAAGGACCTCGTCTCGATCCCGGCCGAGTGGCTGGGCCCCGCCGACTTCGCCGAGCGCGCACGCGCATCGGTCGAAGGTCTCGACGTGAGCGTCGACGTCCTCGACGAGAACGCACTTCGTGAAGGCGGCTACGGCGGCATCCTCGGCGTCGGCCAGGGGTCGGATCGCCCGCCGCGCCTGATCCGACTGTCGTACTCCCCCGAGGGCGCCACACGTCACGTCGCGCTCGTCGGCAAGGGCATCACCTTCGACACCGGCGGCCTCTCGCTCAAGCCCGCTGCCGGAATGGTCGGCATGAAGTACGACATGTGCGGTGCCGCCACGGCGCTGGCCGTCCTGCGTGCGGTCGCCACGATCGCCGCACCGGTCGCGGTGACGGCATGGCTGTGCGTCGCGGACAACATGCCCTCGGGCCGCGCGACGCGTCCAGGCGACGTGCTGCGGATGCTCGACGGCACCACTGTCGAGGTGCTGAACACCGACGCGGAGGGTCGTCTTGTTCTCGCCGACGGTCTGGTCGCCGCGAGCCGCGAGCATCCCGATGTCATCGTCGATGTCGCCACGCTCACCGGAGCCATCACGATCGCCCTCGGCACGCGTCACACCGGAGTCATGGGAGACGACGACGCCGTCGCCGCCTATCTCGCCGCGGCCGCAGCGGAAGCCGAGCCCGCGTGGCGACTTCCGCTCCCGGCCCACATGGTCGACGAGCTGGACTCCCCCATCGCAGACCTGCAGAACGCCAAGATCGGCGATCCCGCCGGCGGCTCACTGTTCGCCGGGCTCTTCCTGCGCCACTTCGTCGGCCGAGTGTCCGACGCCGCCGATGCGCCCCGCATCCCCTGGGTCCACCTCGACATCGCCGGTGTCGGCATGCACAAGGGTGCGGGCTACGGGTTCACCGACAAGGGTCCGACGGCAGCCACGGTGCGCAGCCTGATCCGATTCGTCACGACAGAGGAGTCCTGA
- the lpdA gene encoding dihydrolipoyl dehydrogenase — MTDHTFDLVVLGGGSGGYAAALRAAELGKSVALIEKDKVGGTCLHRGCIPTKALLHAAEVAETARDASSIGIRASFDGVDPAGVRAYREGIVAKKYKGLEGLVKARGITVVAGEGRLEAGPAVRVGEDLYRGTDVVLATGSYSRTLPGLEIGGRVLTSEHALELDEIPSRVVILGGGVIGVEFASVWRSFGVDVTIVEALEHLVPNEDIALSKALERAFRRRGIASSLGVRFQSVSQTADAVTVTLEDGKTFDADYLLVAVGRGPATAGLGYEEAGLTIDRGFVVTDERLRTGVAHVWAVGDIVPGLQLAHRGFQQGIFVAEEIAGLSPVVIPDTQIPKVTYSHPEVASVGLTEAQAAEAHGSDGIASYEYNLAGNGKSEILGTGGIVKVVRVKDGPVVGVHLVGDRVGELITEGQLAVGWEAHPEDIAPFIHAHPTQSEALGEAFLALAGKPLHAL; from the coding sequence ATGACCGACCACACCTTCGACCTCGTCGTCCTGGGCGGCGGAAGCGGCGGATACGCCGCTGCCCTGCGTGCGGCCGAGCTCGGCAAGTCCGTCGCCCTGATCGAGAAGGACAAGGTCGGCGGCACCTGCCTGCACCGCGGCTGCATCCCCACGAAGGCGCTGCTCCATGCCGCCGAGGTCGCCGAGACGGCTCGGGATGCCTCGTCCATCGGCATCCGTGCGTCCTTCGACGGCGTCGATCCGGCCGGCGTGCGCGCCTACCGCGAGGGCATCGTCGCGAAGAAGTACAAGGGGCTCGAAGGGCTCGTCAAGGCTCGTGGGATCACCGTCGTGGCCGGTGAGGGCCGCCTCGAGGCGGGCCCCGCCGTGCGCGTGGGCGAGGACCTCTACCGTGGCACCGACGTCGTCCTCGCGACCGGTTCGTACAGCCGCACCCTCCCCGGCCTCGAGATCGGCGGCCGCGTGCTCACGAGTGAGCACGCCCTCGAGCTCGACGAGATCCCGTCGCGCGTCGTGATCCTCGGAGGCGGTGTCATCGGCGTCGAGTTCGCGAGCGTGTGGCGCTCGTTCGGCGTCGACGTCACGATCGTCGAGGCGCTGGAGCACCTGGTTCCGAACGAGGACATCGCGCTCAGCAAGGCGCTCGAGCGCGCCTTCCGTCGCCGCGGAATCGCGTCGTCGCTCGGCGTGCGGTTCCAGAGCGTGTCGCAGACGGCGGACGCCGTCACCGTGACCCTCGAGGACGGCAAGACCTTCGACGCCGACTACCTGCTCGTGGCGGTCGGTCGCGGTCCGGCCACCGCAGGCCTCGGCTACGAGGAGGCCGGTCTCACGATCGATCGCGGGTTCGTCGTCACCGACGAGCGCTTGCGCACCGGCGTCGCACACGTGTGGGCCGTCGGCGACATCGTTCCCGGTCTGCAGCTCGCCCACCGCGGCTTCCAGCAGGGCATCTTCGTGGCCGAGGAGATCGCCGGGCTGTCGCCGGTCGTGATCCCCGACACGCAGATCCCCAAGGTCACGTACAGCCACCCGGAGGTCGCGTCCGTCGGGCTCACCGAGGCGCAGGCTGCCGAGGCGCACGGCTCCGACGGCATCGCGTCGTACGAGTACAACCTCGCCGGCAACGGAAAGAGCGAGATCCTCGGCACGGGCGGCATCGTGAAGGTCGTGCGCGTCAAGGACGGTCCGGTCGTGGGCGTCCATCTGGTCGGCGATCGTGTCGGGGAACTCATCACCGAGGGGCAGCTCGCCGTCGGCTGGGAGGCCCATCCCGA